A genomic segment from Actinomyces lilanjuaniae encodes:
- a CDS encoding tetratricopeptide repeat protein → MGETAAPRDADHEPGGCEVAARWAPSGTEDARSWLTALVTRTEAVDEASDTASRHLALQELVAQLRTLTSQERHHPLMTDDQVVTCLVQAIRHAVRLTEPGLAVGLAEAVTVVAQDLGPSHPHTLTARFALADAYRAAGHVQQAVTLSEQVVEGSVQLLGPDDPSTLTARACLASAYRAAGRTGLAVRTYEDLAVDAARLLGPSHPDALSARNNLAQAYESAGDTQRALALYDNLVRDAGQVLGPQHPYLAVFLRNRERARNRGNTEDGDEETSTEAGRDA, encoded by the coding sequence ATGGGTGAGACTGCCGCGCCCCGGGACGCGGACCACGAGCCAGGCGGCTGCGAGGTCGCGGCCCGCTGGGCGCCGTCCGGCACCGAGGACGCCCGCTCCTGGCTGACCGCGCTCGTGACACGCACCGAGGCGGTTGACGAGGCATCCGACACCGCGTCCCGGCACTTGGCGCTCCAGGAGCTGGTCGCCCAGCTGCGCACCCTCACCAGCCAGGAACGGCACCACCCGCTCATGACGGACGACCAGGTGGTCACCTGCCTGGTCCAGGCCATCCGCCACGCCGTCAGACTCACTGAGCCCGGGCTCGCCGTGGGGCTGGCCGAGGCTGTCACGGTAGTGGCCCAGGATCTGGGACCAAGCCACCCTCACACCCTGACTGCCCGTTTCGCCCTGGCCGACGCCTACCGGGCCGCAGGACACGTGCAGCAGGCAGTTACCCTGAGCGAGCAGGTCGTGGAGGGCAGCGTGCAATTGCTGGGGCCGGATGACCCGAGCACTCTTACGGCGCGCGCCTGCCTGGCCAGCGCCTACCGGGCCGCTGGTCGCACAGGGCTGGCGGTCCGGACGTACGAGGACCTAGCCGTCGACGCGGCCCGGCTTCTCGGCCCCTCCCACCCCGACGCGCTGTCCGCGCGCAACAACCTGGCCCAAGCCTACGAGTCGGCTGGCGATACGCAACGGGCACTCGCCCTGTATGACAACCTGGTCCGTGACGCCGGGCAAGTACTAGGCCCGCAGCATCCCTACCTCGCCGTCTTCCTGCGCAACCGGGAGCGCGCCAGAAACCGCGGCAACACGGAGGACGGGGACGAGGAGACGAGCACGGAAGCGGGCAGAGACGCGTAG
- the ribA gene encoding GTP cyclohydrolase II, producing MSEERSRDHGGEHSKRQDLGDVEGDMAGVVDSSMERVLSQLSQGRPVVVVDDEARENEGDLVLAAQRATPETMGMLVRYTSGLICAPLTAERARVMRLPVMVEDGEDPRGTAYTVSCDARAGTTTGISAHDRCLTVRALLDTRTGPEALIRPGHVLPLVARAGGVLERAGHTEAAVDLCRLAGLEEVAAIGELVNDDGSLMRAAALRAFADEHDLAVVSIARLQEYRRAVGDVEEAGAPARGIGEAQGGVRGARAPGGRAPLTAPPVRLPTEHGVFTAVAWGTGSSEHLSLTAPVTEPGSVPLVRVHSECLTGDVMGSRRCDCGRQLDRALEMVQEQGGAVIYLRDHEGRGIGLVNKMRAYHEQDNGADTVEANEVLGLPVDARTYSTAADILRSLGLTRVRLLTNNPSKVSALEAEGIEVVGREPIEVGAHPESLRYLRTKRDRMHHHLTHLGRGSSGGTTRRQDSGVARSSAGTQQTADARSAAGSMSSADNR from the coding sequence GTGAGCGAGGAGCGTAGCCGGGACCACGGCGGGGAGCACAGTAAGCGGCAGGACCTCGGTGACGTGGAGGGCGACATGGCAGGCGTTGTGGACAGCAGCATGGAGCGGGTACTGTCGCAGCTGTCCCAGGGGCGGCCCGTCGTCGTGGTAGACGACGAGGCCCGTGAGAACGAGGGCGACCTCGTCCTTGCCGCCCAGCGGGCAACCCCTGAGACCATGGGCATGCTCGTGCGCTACACCTCGGGACTCATCTGCGCCCCGCTGACCGCTGAGCGGGCCAGGGTAATGCGACTACCTGTCATGGTCGAGGACGGTGAGGACCCTCGTGGCACGGCCTACACCGTCAGCTGCGACGCGCGGGCCGGTACGACTACCGGTATCAGTGCCCACGACCGGTGCCTGACGGTACGTGCCCTGCTGGACACCCGGACGGGGCCGGAGGCCCTCATCAGGCCCGGCCACGTCCTGCCCCTTGTCGCGCGGGCCGGCGGCGTCCTGGAGCGTGCCGGGCACACCGAGGCTGCCGTGGACCTGTGCCGCCTGGCGGGGCTGGAGGAGGTGGCGGCCATCGGCGAGCTCGTCAACGACGACGGCTCCCTCATGCGTGCTGCGGCGCTGCGCGCCTTCGCGGACGAGCACGACCTAGCCGTGGTCTCCATCGCCCGTCTTCAGGAGTACCGCAGGGCTGTCGGGGACGTGGAAGAGGCTGGTGCCCCGGCCCGCGGGATCGGGGAGGCGCAGGGTGGTGTGAGGGGTGCCCGGGCCCCGGGTGGCCGGGCACCCCTCACAGCACCTCCTGTCAGGCTGCCGACAGAGCACGGCGTCTTCACCGCAGTCGCCTGGGGGACCGGCTCCTCGGAGCATCTCAGCCTGACCGCACCCGTGACGGAGCCGGGCTCGGTGCCGCTGGTGCGTGTGCACTCAGAGTGCCTGACCGGAGACGTCATGGGCTCCCGGCGCTGTGACTGTGGCCGCCAGCTGGACCGCGCCCTGGAGATGGTCCAGGAGCAGGGTGGGGCGGTGATCTACCTGCGTGACCATGAGGGGCGGGGGATCGGCCTGGTCAACAAGATGCGGGCTTACCACGAGCAGGACAACGGCGCGGACACGGTTGAGGCTAACGAGGTCCTGGGGCTTCCGGTTGACGCGCGGACCTACAGCACGGCAGCCGATATCCTGCGGTCGCTGGGGCTGACCCGTGTGCGTCTGCTCACCAACAACCCCTCTAAGGTCTCAGCCCTGGAGGCCGAGGGGATCGAGGTGGTGGGACGTGAGCCGATCGAGGTGGGAGCCCACCCCGAGTCGCTGCGCTACCTGCGAACCAAGCGTGACCGCATGCACCACCACCTGACCCACCTGGGCCGGGGATCGTCGGGCGGCACGACCAGGCGGCAGGACAGTGGGGTAGCGCGGTCGTCGGCAGGGACGCAGCAGACGGCCGACGCCAGGTCGGCAGCGGGGTCGATGTCGTCGGCAGACAACCGGTGA
- a CDS encoding M48 family metallopeptidase: MSQPPSTPAAVPATPGSSPASRDPQRPRIFNGSTIHGLRGTSRLRHPVEIPLLVTCILLAVVIYVLWIALMTWLILVPEPTGAGAQLRDLILEAPDSSITQLLLAAPALPLILWVLRALMYAQMRAQSVQMSPTQFPEGYRMVVEAAQQFGLRRVPDAYVTLGNGVINAFASGHGFRRFIVVHSDLFEVGGSARDPEALRFIISHEVGHHAAGHTSLWRVVIMNLMGNIPLLGMALSRAQEYTADNHGYAIAPRGTAGAMGLISAGKYLGAQVNTHALADRATREKGLWLHLVNWGSTHPVNTWRAHALRDRSRPGRIMIRPRESTAWFPPTHPAGSDWSDIWPTPAQVLERLDSTRPLVPAEEQFGRYPGVTYQVPRDQLRWASPVPVPAAPAGFQPSGYGFHGYSAPAGTQAPGGAAPSQGTTPAPGSTAQPGGNPGNIQPGPEGSV, from the coding sequence ATGAGTCAACCACCGTCTACCCCGGCTGCTGTCCCTGCCACGCCTGGAAGCAGCCCAGCCTCCCGGGACCCGCAGCGACCCAGGATCTTTAACGGCTCCACCATCCACGGGCTGCGCGGGACCTCCCGGCTGCGCCATCCTGTGGAGATCCCGCTGCTCGTGACGTGCATCCTGCTCGCCGTGGTCATCTACGTCCTGTGGATCGCCCTCATGACCTGGCTGATCCTGGTTCCCGAGCCCACAGGTGCCGGTGCCCAGCTGCGTGACCTCATCCTGGAGGCTCCTGACAGCAGCATCACCCAGCTGCTGCTGGCAGCCCCTGCCCTCCCGCTCATCCTCTGGGTGCTACGTGCGCTCATGTACGCCCAGATGCGTGCGCAGTCCGTCCAGATGAGCCCCACCCAGTTCCCCGAGGGCTACCGGATGGTGGTCGAGGCGGCCCAGCAGTTTGGCCTGCGCCGTGTGCCTGACGCTTATGTGACCTTAGGCAACGGCGTCATCAACGCCTTCGCCTCCGGTCACGGGTTCCGTCGCTTCATCGTGGTCCATTCCGACCTGTTCGAGGTCGGGGGCTCCGCACGCGACCCCGAGGCCCTACGCTTCATCATCTCCCACGAGGTCGGCCACCACGCCGCCGGACACACCTCACTGTGGCGTGTCGTCATCATGAACCTCATGGGCAACATCCCCCTGCTGGGAATGGCACTGTCACGGGCCCAGGAGTACACCGCCGACAACCACGGCTACGCCATCGCCCCCAGGGGAACGGCAGGAGCGATGGGTCTGATCAGCGCAGGCAAGTACCTCGGCGCACAGGTCAACACGCACGCGCTGGCGGACCGGGCCACCCGGGAGAAGGGCCTGTGGCTCCACCTGGTCAACTGGGGCTCGACACACCCGGTCAACACCTGGCGCGCCCACGCCCTGCGGGACCGCAGCCGCCCGGGACGCATCATGATCCGCCCCAGGGAGTCCACCGCCTGGTTCCCGCCCACGCACCCCGCGGGCAGCGACTGGAGCGACATCTGGCCCACCCCGGCCCAGGTCCTGGAGCGCCTGGACTCCACCCGTCCCCTGGTCCCCGCCGAGGAGCAGTTCGGGCGTTATCCCGGCGTCACCTACCAGGTACCCCGCGACCAGCTCCGTTGGGCCAGCCCGGTCCCCGTCCCGGCAGCCCCAGCCGGGTTCCAGCCCTCAGGCTACGGGTTCCACGGGTACTCCGCCCCCGCAGGCACACAGGCCCCGGGAGGCGCTGCGCCCTCGCAGGGCACCACGCCAGCCCCTGGGAGCACCGCCCAGCCCGGTGGGAACCCTGGCAACATCCAGCCTGGCCCGGAGGGCTCCGTCTAA
- a CDS encoding DUF417 family protein, producing the protein MTASTAAGSGLIESVARRFVSLERLSLTLLRIGVVIVFVWIGGLKWFRYEADGIIPFIANSPFMRWMIGDPDGYKPHMNAEGVLNEANRAWHEANSTYPVSIFIGVTIVAIGLLVAAHWIRPELGMLGALGVIGFSVITLSFIITTPETWVSAPAEGLADSDLGFPYLSGRGRLVIKDCIQMGAGFVLLVESARATLRRRGVQDSQASEQESAAA; encoded by the coding sequence ATGACCGCTAGTACTGCCGCCGGCTCCGGTCTCATTGAGTCGGTCGCGCGCCGATTCGTCTCCCTGGAGCGCCTGTCCCTGACGCTGCTGCGTATCGGCGTCGTTATCGTCTTCGTGTGGATCGGCGGCCTGAAGTGGTTCCGCTACGAGGCTGACGGAATCATTCCCTTTATCGCCAACTCCCCCTTCATGCGCTGGATGATCGGTGACCCTGACGGCTACAAGCCGCACATGAACGCCGAGGGCGTCCTTAACGAGGCCAACCGGGCCTGGCACGAGGCCAACTCAACCTACCCGGTCTCAATTTTCATCGGTGTCACGATTGTCGCCATCGGCCTGCTTGTCGCGGCGCACTGGATCCGGCCGGAGCTAGGTATGCTCGGTGCGCTCGGTGTCATCGGGTTCTCTGTCATCACCTTGTCCTTCATTATCACCACTCCGGAGACCTGGGTGTCGGCCCCTGCTGAGGGCCTGGCGGACTCCGACCTCGGGTTCCCCTATCTGTCGGGACGGGGGCGGCTGGTGATCAAGGACTGCATCCAGATGGGCGCCGGCTTCGTTCTTCTCGTCGAGTCCGCGCGCGCGACCCTGAGGCGGCGCGGCGTCCAGGACAGCCAGGCCTCTGAGCAGGAGTCGGCCGCTGCCTGA
- the ribD gene encoding bifunctional diaminohydroxyphosphoribosylaminopyrimidine deaminase/5-amino-6-(5-phosphoribosylamino)uracil reductase RibD, whose translation MDVATTSSSSQAAWTPAEEEAMRAALDAARTGQRGANPLVGAAVLAEGRVAALGWHRGAGAPHAEVEALAQARRAGNDLSRATVVVTLEPCHHHGRTGPCTQAILEAGVRRVVYATEDPTPRARGGAQALRRCGLSVVSGLLAREAASLNHRWLRAVAQDRPFVTAKVAQSLDGRTAAVDATSQWITGVQARAHAHQLRARCDAVLVGTGTLLADDPRLSARDPQGRDLPDQPLRVVMGTTEVPPGAALRSGRWCHLRTRDPHEALAQLAGQGVRHLLVEGGARVTTAFLAQDLVDSLVVYQAPLLLGAGAASVADIGVTTLTQARRLELDREPVRLGEDVLLELSPVERVPPAPAVPSVPA comes from the coding sequence ATGGACGTAGCGACGACCTCGTCCTCCTCACAGGCTGCGTGGACTCCTGCTGAGGAGGAGGCCATGCGGGCCGCCCTGGACGCCGCCCGTACCGGTCAGCGCGGTGCGAACCCCCTGGTCGGGGCAGCCGTCCTTGCCGAGGGCCGTGTGGCGGCCCTGGGGTGGCACCGCGGCGCCGGAGCGCCCCATGCCGAGGTGGAGGCGCTGGCCCAGGCCCGTCGGGCGGGTAACGATCTCAGTCGTGCCACTGTCGTCGTCACTCTTGAGCCCTGCCACCACCACGGCCGTACCGGGCCGTGCACGCAGGCCATCCTGGAGGCGGGGGTGCGCCGGGTCGTCTACGCCACCGAGGACCCCACTCCACGGGCCCGTGGAGGTGCCCAGGCCCTGCGCCGCTGCGGGCTCAGTGTCGTGAGCGGGCTGCTCGCCCGGGAGGCGGCCAGCCTTAACCACCGGTGGCTGCGCGCGGTGGCGCAGGACCGCCCGTTCGTCACGGCCAAGGTTGCCCAGAGCCTTGACGGGCGTACGGCGGCGGTCGACGCCACCTCCCAGTGGATCACGGGCGTCCAGGCCCGCGCCCACGCCCACCAGCTGCGCGCCCGCTGCGACGCCGTCCTGGTGGGGACCGGCACGCTGCTGGCCGACGATCCTCGACTAAGCGCCAGGGACCCCCAGGGGCGTGACCTGCCGGACCAGCCGCTGAGAGTCGTCATGGGTACCACCGAGGTGCCTCCTGGTGCCGCCCTGCGCTCAGGCCGGTGGTGCCACCTGAGGACCCGCGACCCTCATGAGGCCCTCGCCCAGCTGGCCGGGCAGGGGGTGCGCCACCTGCTGGTGGAGGGTGGTGCCCGCGTGACCACGGCCTTCCTCGCTCAGGACCTGGTTGACTCCCTCGTCGTCTACCAGGCGCCGCTGCTCCTGGGTGCGGGCGCGGCCTCGGTGGCAGACATCGGCGTCACCACACTGACCCAGGCGCGGAGGCTGGAGCTTGACCGCGAGCCCGTGAGGCTCGGAGAGGACGTGCTCCTGGAGCTCTCCCCGGTCGAGCGGGTCCCGCCTGCCCCCGCTGTCCCGTCCGTGCCCGCCTAG
- a CDS encoding DUF368 domain-containing protein yields the protein MPQPLSPRPAPPAAPDLPGRQPPARSPHRHRRDCPRGLRGTVALVVGIYSELIGSASELISALRVLVTGPQRGARARAHLAAVSWRVLLPVGLGMAAAVVLVAGPMAHAVEHHPEQMRGLFLGMVLASVVVPVRMVLQAPERSPLAAGSPARRSQWRHLLAGAAAAVVTWLLVSMSPAQAQPSPPVIVLAAAVAVSALVLPGLSGSFLLLTVGLYQPTLRAVADRDLGYLALFVVGAALGLALVVKVLQWLLTHHQTMTLSALAGLMVGGTRALWPWRDEANHLLSPGNNAGPVLLLGVAGFVVVTLVVMADGLVARRAAREQAARLAAAEHF from the coding sequence ATGCCGCAGCCCCTGAGCCCCCGGCCCGCCCCACCCGCAGCGCCCGACCTCCCTGGTCGGCAACCTCCTGCGCGGAGCCCTCATCGGCACCGCAGAGACTGTCCCCGGGGTCTCCGGGGAACCGTCGCCCTGGTCGTAGGCATCTACTCCGAGCTGATCGGCTCCGCCTCCGAGCTGATCTCCGCCCTGCGGGTGCTGGTGACCGGACCGCAGCGCGGCGCGCGCGCCAGGGCGCACCTGGCGGCAGTCAGCTGGCGGGTGCTGCTGCCGGTAGGCCTGGGAATGGCCGCTGCAGTGGTGCTGGTCGCCGGTCCGATGGCTCACGCCGTCGAGCACCATCCCGAGCAGATGCGTGGCCTGTTCCTGGGTATGGTCCTGGCCTCGGTGGTCGTGCCGGTGCGGATGGTCCTACAGGCACCGGAGAGGTCCCCCCTGGCGGCCGGGTCCCCGGCCCGCCGCTCACAGTGGCGCCACCTCCTGGCAGGTGCCGCAGCAGCGGTGGTGACGTGGCTGCTGGTCTCCATGAGCCCCGCCCAGGCCCAGCCCAGCCCACCGGTCATCGTCCTGGCAGCCGCTGTCGCCGTCTCCGCGCTGGTGCTGCCCGGCCTGTCCGGCTCCTTCCTGCTGCTCACCGTGGGCCTGTATCAGCCCACGCTGCGCGCCGTCGCAGACCGCGACCTGGGCTACCTGGCCCTGTTCGTCGTCGGCGCGGCCCTGGGGCTGGCCCTGGTGGTCAAGGTCCTCCAGTGGCTGCTCACCCACCACCAGACGATGACCCTGTCGGCGCTGGCAGGCCTCATGGTCGGCGGCACCCGGGCACTGTGGCCGTGGCGCGACGAGGCCAACCACCTGCTCAGCCCTGGCAACAACGCCGGGCCGGTGCTTCTCCTGGGGGTTGCGGGGTTCGTCGTGGTCACGCTGGTGGTGATGGCCGACGGCCTCGTTGCCCGCCGCGCCGCACGGGAGCAGGCAGCACGTCTGGCGGCAGCAGAACACTTCTGA
- a CDS encoding PAS domain-containing protein, translating to MSVVHKVKATGAIHEVGVDQLFFSTTDSRGLIRHSNNVFIELSRYTREELSGAPHNIVRHPEMPGGVFREMWDALKEGHPFAGYVRNLAADGSQYDVFATVTPLPDGGYLSVRTRPVCTDFFETACSIYREARQVEDQALAQGDSRRLAAQKGAQRIGDLLKQVGMPSYEDFQNTALPAEVARREELSAGLPQRPGADGELGTMLEAVTAVVSGLDSWMGAQDELVELSSALRAAGQGLRETLDDPLLTEHAVSELDRSDPRVRPLADLIDLWVQMQGIVGPVVERLADTLVRLDTNSARTRFRVALARLHATTTLMLVAEIIDGVGDTQASSQGVPDLIESLAQGLTEMEQQAQEHRALAEQVASDIGEVSRMMTIPHQLLMLWTGSASPRDPDLPAKATALSDAASQAVESVGRRLAELDGAAARCQRAAAPADSLGLPAQLERLRAAAKVASL from the coding sequence GTGAGCGTCGTGCACAAGGTCAAGGCCACCGGAGCCATCCATGAGGTGGGAGTGGACCAGCTGTTCTTCTCCACCACGGACTCCCGCGGGCTTATCCGGCACTCGAACAACGTGTTCATCGAGCTGTCGCGGTACACGCGGGAGGAGCTGTCCGGCGCCCCGCACAACATCGTGCGCCACCCGGAGATGCCCGGAGGAGTCTTCCGGGAGATGTGGGACGCGCTCAAGGAGGGGCACCCCTTTGCCGGCTACGTGCGCAACCTCGCGGCAGACGGCAGCCAGTACGACGTCTTCGCCACAGTGACCCCGCTTCCCGACGGCGGCTACCTGTCTGTGCGGACCCGTCCGGTGTGCACCGACTTCTTCGAGACCGCCTGCTCCATCTACCGTGAGGCCAGGCAGGTGGAGGACCAGGCCCTCGCCCAGGGCGACAGCCGCCGTCTCGCTGCCCAGAAGGGTGCCCAGCGCATCGGTGACCTCCTGAAGCAGGTCGGGATGCCTTCCTACGAAGACTTCCAGAACACCGCCCTGCCCGCGGAGGTGGCGCGCCGTGAGGAGCTGTCCGCGGGTCTTCCGCAGCGTCCCGGTGCTGACGGCGAGCTGGGTACGATGCTTGAGGCCGTCACGGCCGTGGTCTCTGGGCTCGACTCGTGGATGGGTGCCCAGGACGAGCTTGTCGAGCTGTCGAGCGCGCTGAGGGCGGCAGGTCAGGGTCTGCGCGAGACCCTGGACGACCCGTTGCTGACAGAGCACGCTGTCTCCGAGCTGGACCGCAGCGACCCCAGGGTCAGGCCCCTGGCGGACCTGATCGACCTGTGGGTCCAGATGCAGGGGATCGTCGGTCCTGTGGTGGAGCGCCTGGCAGACACCCTGGTCCGGTTGGACACCAACAGCGCCCGCACGCGCTTCCGTGTCGCGCTGGCCCGTCTCCACGCCACCACCACCTTGATGCTCGTTGCGGAGATCATCGACGGCGTGGGGGACACCCAGGCCTCCTCCCAGGGCGTCCCCGACCTTATCGAGTCCCTGGCGCAAGGGCTGACCGAGATGGAGCAGCAGGCGCAGGAGCACCGTGCTCTGGCAGAGCAGGTAGCCTCCGACATCGGTGAGGTGAGCCGCATGATGACGATTCCGCACCAGCTCCTCATGCTGTGGACTGGCTCTGCCTCCCCCCGCGACCCCGACCTGCCTGCGAAGGCCACAGCGCTGTCCGACGCCGCCTCGCAGGCGGTGGAGTCCGTGGGGAGGCGTCTGGCTGAGCTGGACGGGGCCGCCGCACGGTGCCAGCGCGCGGCGGCCCCCGCTGACTCCCTGGGCTTGCCCGCGCAGTTGGAACGGCTCAGGGCAGCGGCCAAGGTCGCCAGCCTCTGA
- a CDS encoding HAD-IA family hydrolase: MLDADGVLQLIGTPWTQALRDAGGTEFAHALLAEEEDALCGRESLTTLLERLVARLGLAATTDSLLALWYRAVPDPCAWQLVAELRSAGYTTVLATNQQYERRQWMRETLGYRGQVDIEGYSCTLGVAKPQPEYFTRLLEESGSEPRQALFVDDNTDNISAAQSLGIRTVHHRADSGGQVLRQEVVAALASSSRH, from the coding sequence ATGCTTGACGCCGACGGCGTCCTGCAGCTGATTGGCACCCCGTGGACGCAGGCGCTGCGCGATGCCGGCGGCACTGAGTTCGCCCACGCGCTGCTGGCTGAGGAAGAGGACGCGCTGTGCGGCAGGGAGAGCCTCACCACGCTCCTGGAGCGCCTGGTTGCACGGCTGGGCCTGGCAGCCACCACTGACAGCCTTCTGGCGCTGTGGTACCGAGCCGTACCCGACCCGTGCGCCTGGCAGCTGGTGGCCGAGCTGCGCAGCGCGGGCTACACCACTGTTCTAGCCACGAACCAGCAGTACGAGCGTCGGCAGTGGATGCGCGAGACCCTGGGCTACCGGGGGCAGGTTGACATTGAGGGCTACTCCTGCACCCTGGGGGTGGCCAAGCCGCAGCCCGAGTACTTCACCCGGCTCCTGGAGGAATCGGGCAGCGAGCCACGACAAGCCCTGTTCGTGGACGACAACACGGACAACATCTCCGCCGCCCAGTCGCTGGGAATCCGCACCGTGCACCACCGTGCCGACTCCGGCGGGCAGGTGCTGCGCCAGGAGGTCGTCGCCGCCCTGGCCAGCAGCTCCCGACACTGA
- a CDS encoding peptidyl-tRNA hydrolase: protein MQLGEESTSVGALVAIEVTPMHQMTSGKMAAQCAHAAQLAWESPQMPPALRQAWARDGYRVRVLLPGPQEWAGGLRPVSVLDAGLTELGGPTETARAFW, encoded by the coding sequence GTGCAGCTGGGGGAGGAGTCCACCTCGGTCGGTGCCTTGGTTGCCATTGAGGTTACGCCGATGCACCAGATGACCTCGGGCAAGATGGCGGCCCAGTGCGCCCACGCCGCCCAGCTGGCCTGGGAGAGCCCGCAGATGCCCCCGGCACTGAGACAGGCCTGGGCGCGCGACGGCTACCGGGTCCGGGTTCTTCTTCCTGGCCCCCAGGAGTGGGCTGGTGGTCTGCGGCCTGTTAGCGTCCTTGACGCCGGGCTGACCGAGCTGGGAGGTCCCACGGAGACGGCCCGAGCCTTCTGGTGA
- a CDS encoding riboflavin synthase, translated as MFTGIVTGQGTVLDLVPDHTAGVTRLVIDTHGLASDLETGGSLAVNGACLTALADTGQTSATGRADVFRADLMEETLVRTTLGALRPGDVVNLERCLPAGARLDGHVVQGHVDATGAVAEIAPQGAWTRLRVSMPARIEDQVAEKGAVAVDGVSLTVTAVSPAGAQQPWFEVGLVPATLEATRLGGLQSGDRVNIETDVLAKYLQRMLQVQGVQR; from the coding sequence GTGTTCACAGGAATCGTGACGGGCCAGGGGACTGTCCTGGACCTCGTCCCCGACCACACGGCGGGGGTGACTCGTCTTGTCATCGACACCCACGGGCTAGCGTCCGACCTGGAGACCGGGGGGTCCCTGGCCGTCAACGGCGCGTGCCTGACCGCCCTGGCCGACACCGGCCAGACGTCAGCCACCGGCCGTGCCGACGTCTTTCGCGCCGACCTGATGGAGGAGACCCTGGTGCGTACCACCCTGGGGGCACTGCGTCCCGGCGACGTCGTCAACCTGGAGCGGTGCCTGCCTGCCGGGGCACGTCTTGACGGGCACGTGGTCCAGGGGCACGTCGACGCCACGGGGGCGGTGGCGGAGATCGCCCCGCAGGGGGCGTGGACGCGGCTGCGGGTGAGCATGCCTGCCCGGATTGAGGACCAGGTGGCGGAGAAGGGAGCCGTCGCCGTTGACGGTGTGTCTCTGACGGTGACTGCTGTCAGCCCTGCGGGTGCCCAGCAACCATGGTTCGAGGTCGGCCTCGTGCCGGCGACCTTGGAGGCCACCAGGCTGGGCGGGCTCCAGAGCGGTGACCGTGTCAACATCGAGACCGATGTCCTGGCCAAGTACCTTCAGCGGATGCTTCAGGTGCAGGGGGTGCAGCGGTGA
- the ribH gene encoding 6,7-dimethyl-8-ribityllumazine synthase, which produces MAGSGAPEGRLDASHGRRDDGSPVVVTVVAASWHDTIMGGLLNGALRAVADAGAVARVVRVPGTFELPVAAQAVCAASDAVVALGVVVRGGTPHFDYVCQAAVQGLTRVALDERTPIGFGVLTCDTQEQGLDRAGLPGSREDKGYEAASAALTMAGVVAGAQG; this is translated from the coding sequence ATGGCAGGATCTGGGGCACCTGAGGGCAGGCTGGACGCGAGCCACGGAAGGCGTGATGACGGCTCGCCCGTGGTCGTGACGGTCGTGGCGGCGAGCTGGCACGACACGATCATGGGCGGCCTCCTCAACGGGGCGCTGCGGGCGGTGGCCGACGCGGGTGCCGTGGCGCGGGTGGTGCGGGTCCCCGGGACCTTTGAGCTGCCCGTGGCCGCTCAGGCGGTCTGTGCCGCCAGTGACGCGGTGGTGGCGCTGGGCGTGGTGGTACGCGGTGGTACCCCTCACTTCGACTACGTCTGCCAGGCCGCGGTCCAGGGGCTGACGAGGGTGGCTCTCGACGAGCGCACGCCGATCGGCTTCGGGGTGCTTACCTGTGACACGCAGGAGCAGGGCCTGGATCGTGCGGGACTGCCCGGATCACGTGAGGACAAGGGCTACGAGGCGGCCTCAGCAGCCCTGACCATGGCGGGAGTCGTGGCTGGCGCCCAGGGCTGA
- a CDS encoding GtrA family protein: MTTTNRATSTSWLNGSGQLRLRTPSAPAARSAPDRFLGLVSAIHRYLPSPLRRRVPVSFIGYALINGSGFFLDIACLWFLYERLHWFYPLAVTVGYAIAGTYSLLLNRWLNFQSHGHLVAQGTRYAVGLVSQYVIFILGLSSLLHWMGMGAELARVLSACCEGVYLYAVTRLWVFRDSPEPEPLTH, translated from the coding sequence ATGACCACGACGAACCGGGCGACGTCAACGTCCTGGCTCAACGGCTCCGGGCAGCTCCGCCTCCGTACCCCCTCCGCCCCTGCCGCACGCAGCGCTCCGGACCGTTTCCTGGGCCTCGTCTCAGCCATCCACCGCTACCTGCCCAGCCCCCTGCGCAGGCGGGTGCCGGTCTCCTTCATTGGCTACGCCCTCATCAACGGCTCCGGCTTCTTTCTTGACATCGCCTGCCTGTGGTTCCTCTACGAGAGGCTCCACTGGTTCTACCCCCTGGCCGTCACGGTCGGCTACGCAATCGCCGGGACCTACTCTCTTCTGCTTAACCGCTGGCTCAACTTCCAGTCCCACGGGCACCTGGTCGCCCAGGGCACGCGCTACGCCGTGGGACTGGTCAGCCAGTACGTGATCTTCATCCTGGGCCTGTCCTCGTTGCTGCACTGGATGGGCATGGGAGCCGAGCTGGCCCGGGTCCTGTCAGCGTGCTGCGAGGGTGTCTACCTGTACGCCGTGACCCGCCTGTGGGTGTTCCGCGACTCGCCTGAGCCTGAGCCCCTCACCCACTGA